The following proteins are co-located in the Pseudoalteromonas sp. N1230-9 genome:
- a CDS encoding VC2046/SO_2500 family protein has protein sequence MQIDGLLLNESQLDNRLNKSVHEQRSGEFALLLAMLSHDVLDFSQFHLPKSELANTQISEQALRNELGAGPKQALAPEQFDMLIGEQNAFRLLSGGLTDIRLRQCLNPEPLTIRDDKCHVPLNVIDNCEPAVRKRYYTNNSVTERPQMDAAAFYDGLKDESIHQPLYLATA, from the coding sequence ATGCAAATTGATGGTTTGTTACTCAATGAGAGTCAACTTGATAATCGTCTTAATAAAAGTGTTCATGAGCAACGCAGTGGAGAATTTGCTTTACTATTGGCAATGCTCTCTCATGATGTGCTCGACTTTAGTCAGTTTCACCTACCAAAATCAGAGTTAGCTAACACCCAAATATCTGAGCAAGCGCTACGTAATGAGTTAGGGGCGGGACCAAAGCAAGCATTAGCACCAGAGCAATTTGACATGCTAATTGGCGAGCAAAATGCATTTCGTCTTCTAAGTGGTGGACTTACAGACATTCGTTTACGTCAATGTTTAAACCCAGAGCCACTGACAATTCGTGATGATAAATGCCATGTGCCATTAAATGTCATTGATAATTGCGAACCTGCTGTTAGAAAGCGTTATTACACTAATAATAGTGTTACAGAGCGACCACAAATGGATGCAGCGGCTTTTTATGATGGCTTAAAAGACGAATCAATTCATCAGCCTTTGTACTTAGCGACAGCTTAA
- a CDS encoding M48 family metallopeptidase has product MDYTLKRSKRRKTVAIKVAQQQLTVYAPHFVPLGDIESWLVSKKNWVQAQIAKQASQAQMQQFPLETGVINLFNQPLAIKLNKGKSSHWQQNERSSELSLSVSSRVKNTESKYLSLLEDFLHHKLESYLEMRIHDYCLKMQEALPEQLKVQHYKRRWGSCNQRRELTFNLHLACAPTWVIDYVIVHELAHLKYMNHSSVFWQRVSRFYPDYKKASQWLKVNGSQLRWQ; this is encoded by the coding sequence TTGGATTACACATTAAAACGCAGTAAACGTAGGAAAACAGTAGCGATTAAAGTAGCTCAGCAGCAGCTAACAGTCTACGCGCCTCATTTTGTACCACTAGGTGATATTGAGTCCTGGCTCGTGTCTAAAAAAAACTGGGTACAAGCACAAATTGCTAAGCAAGCTTCACAAGCACAAATGCAGCAGTTTCCATTGGAAACGGGCGTAATAAACTTATTTAACCAACCGTTAGCAATTAAACTTAATAAAGGCAAAAGTAGTCACTGGCAACAAAATGAACGCTCAAGTGAGCTGAGCTTATCAGTGTCATCACGTGTAAAGAATACAGAGAGTAAGTATTTGTCATTACTGGAAGACTTTTTACATCACAAGCTAGAGAGCTACCTTGAAATGCGTATTCATGACTACTGCTTGAAAATGCAGGAGGCATTGCCAGAGCAGTTAAAAGTGCAACATTATAAACGTCGCTGGGGGAGCTGTAATCAACGTCGAGAGTTAACTTTCAACCTACACTTAGCCTGTGCGCCAACGTGGGTAATCGACTATGTAATTGTCCATGAACTTGCGCATTTAAAATATATGAATCACAGTTCTGTATTTTGGCAGCGTGTGAGTCGCTTTTACCCTGATTATAAAAAAGCAAGTCAGTGGTTAAAAGTAAACGGTAGTCAGTTACGCTGGCAATGA
- a CDS encoding ion channel yields MPDKPCCSYTSPTGKKCQETDMGSGFCFWHDNKFDKSGLELTQKLERYAKKGGLLQGLQLQRANLSGLNLIKQDDEEGYDLSYCNFYRANLSGAHLFNNKIANASLMKANLHNASLHYCDLKDTNLLGVKLNDSRIDNIDLGEKLLQESQAIKARKNKQHSQAHDLFEQSEEIYRNLRKASEHQGLFELAGNFTYKELRMRHAQYPKGSTKQITSSFIDMLCGYGEKPENVIRFSLSLIICCAICYFLFGVSYDNTVLQLNFDNSFSQNLSALLNSIYFSVVTFTTLGYGDITPIGLSRLIAAIEAFCGSFSLALFVVVFVKRMTR; encoded by the coding sequence ATGCCTGATAAACCCTGTTGTAGTTATACCTCTCCCACAGGAAAAAAGTGCCAAGAAACTGATATGGGATCTGGCTTTTGTTTTTGGCACGACAATAAATTTGATAAGTCTGGGCTTGAACTAACGCAGAAATTGGAGCGTTACGCTAAAAAAGGTGGGTTATTACAAGGCTTACAATTACAAAGAGCTAACTTATCTGGGCTTAACTTAATTAAGCAAGATGATGAAGAAGGCTATGATCTCTCTTACTGCAATTTCTATCGAGCAAACCTATCTGGTGCACATTTATTCAATAATAAAATTGCCAATGCCTCACTCATGAAAGCAAATTTGCATAACGCGAGCCTGCATTACTGTGATTTGAAGGACACAAACTTGCTTGGCGTTAAACTCAACGATAGCCGCATCGATAATATTGATTTGGGAGAAAAATTATTACAAGAATCGCAAGCAATTAAAGCGCGAAAAAATAAACAACATAGTCAAGCACATGATCTATTTGAACAATCCGAAGAGATTTATCGAAATCTTCGTAAAGCATCGGAACATCAGGGTCTTTTTGAACTCGCGGGTAACTTTACTTATAAAGAACTTCGCATGAGACATGCACAGTACCCTAAGGGTTCTACAAAGCAAATTACCTCCAGCTTTATTGATATGTTATGTGGGTATGGGGAAAAACCTGAAAATGTGATTCGCTTTAGCTTATCACTGATAATCTGTTGTGCTATTTGTTATTTTTTATTTGGCGTGAGCTATGACAACACTGTTTTGCAACTAAACTTTGATAACTCCTTTTCACAAAATTTATCAGCACTTTTAAATAGTATTTATTTTAGTGTCGTTACCTTTACCACCTTAGGCTATGGAGACATCACGCCTATTGGCCTTTCAAGACTGATAGCGGCTATTGAAGCATTTTGTGGTAGTTTCTCTCTTGCGCTGTTTGTGGTGGTATTTGTAAAAAGAATGACGCGCTAG
- a CDS encoding GGDEF domain-containing protein, which translates to MRRTEQTLVEQMHINDVEIQHRMSLLGLTSQSLKSLSNYKAVIESSIENMVNEFYQKQTEVDEISLLIGDADTLTRLRDAQRQYIIDLFCGQYENEYVNNRLRIGMVHKRIGVEPKLYLSAVCTLKEIIFKVLRTTITDQAELSLTLQTVDKLIYFDTTLVFDTYIDSLVGEIENAKRRTEVYAKGLEEKVAQRTQELEKLAKLDPLTNLYNRRVMQELLQRDLARARRHKLPLTIVYFDLDNFKAVNDTQGHLKGDEVLKYIGQYLHENIREIDIPCRYGGDEFCMILPDCEIQNAITICDKLIASFEARYPELHLSFGLVAAPLDSTVDAEELINRADKKMYEAKKHQGSFIVH; encoded by the coding sequence ATGCGTAGAACTGAGCAGACATTAGTAGAGCAAATGCACATAAACGATGTTGAAATTCAGCATCGAATGAGCCTTCTTGGTCTTACCTCGCAGAGTCTTAAATCTTTGAGTAATTATAAGGCAGTGATTGAGTCATCAATTGAGAATATGGTGAATGAGTTTTACCAAAAACAAACCGAAGTCGACGAAATATCTTTACTGATTGGTGACGCGGATACACTGACTAGGCTAAGAGATGCGCAGCGGCAATACATCATTGATTTATTTTGTGGTCAGTATGAGAACGAGTATGTAAACAACCGACTGCGTATTGGTATGGTGCATAAACGAATTGGTGTTGAGCCCAAGCTATACCTTTCGGCAGTGTGTACGCTCAAAGAAATAATTTTTAAGGTTTTGCGAACAACAATAACAGATCAAGCTGAGCTTAGCCTAACTTTGCAAACAGTTGATAAATTGATTTACTTTGATACCACGCTGGTTTTCGATACTTATATTGATAGTCTTGTCGGTGAAATAGAAAATGCAAAACGCCGCACTGAGGTTTATGCCAAAGGGCTTGAAGAAAAGGTGGCACAGCGCACACAAGAGCTTGAAAAGTTAGCGAAGTTAGATCCTCTAACCAATCTATATAATCGCAGAGTAATGCAAGAGCTGTTGCAGCGAGACCTCGCCAGAGCCAGACGACATAAATTGCCTTTAACCATTGTGTATTTTGATTTAGATAACTTTAAAGCAGTAAATGATACGCAAGGCCATTTAAAAGGGGATGAAGTATTAAAATATATAGGTCAATATCTTCATGAAAATATTAGAGAAATTGATATTCCATGTCGCTATGGCGGAGATGAGTTTTGTATGATTTTACCTGACTGTGAAATACAAAATGCAATTACCATTTGCGATAAGCTAATAGCATCATTCGAAGCCCGTTACCCAGAACTTCATTTAAGTTTTGGTTTGGTTGCTGCCCCTCTTGATAGCACGGTTGATGCCGAGGAGCTAATTAATCGTGCAGACAAAAAAATGTATGAGGCAAAAAAACATCAAGGCTCGTTTATCGTTCACTAG
- a CDS encoding PAS domain S-box protein: protein MLAKFFITDQNPNLIISGVYDPSLVILSIATAIFAAYFSLHLIDLADRTRFDSYKKLSNATSALILSGGIWSMHFIGMLAFSLCTKINYSPGLTFFSFVPAFLACYTGMSFLRNKDVSHIPHTVKLLISSVLLGAGIGTMHYTGMAAMELSPLLRYDPLWFAASIVVAVLLSFIGLYARFHLRDHLKRLSQLQNRVICATILGLAVAGMHYMGMAATRFVATSPFLSENEDNSHLIFIAVSVSFATVLLTAIVGIINGMIRYRMLLAEKSAEESRLDAILSTAIDGIVTIDIKGIILSFNKSAESIFGWKQEEVLGKNVNMLMNDDIANQHDGFLSNSANHELKKVIGVNREVCAKHKDGHQFPIRLGLGEAKQPDAETLFVGFITDLTQQRALQKSLEEKEQQYRTLMNNTPGAVFRCLLDDHWSMLFISPRVMDLTGYSHQEFVSQAITFSDIINKDDEAHISEVMAEAIARNNQYAVEYRIRHRSGKTVWVLDQGSINETAGADEKWIDGVLVDITDRHEYEESLMQAKHEAEAAAQAKQSFMANMSHEIRTPMNAIIGFSDILMDSPLNKEQQKHIVTVNSSARSLLHLLNDVLDSAKLEKGKLDIHYEHFNLQALLDNIVSTFWLEAKRKNLLLDLRIADNIAPVYIGDEARLRQVLNNLIGNAIKFTESGSVTISVSKTQNEHLFFEVQDTGIGIAKSRLKAIFQPFEQADGTMTRRFGGTGLGTTISKQLVELMGGTISAVSTEGKGSCFFFTLALSEGEIDKVDKLSNNQLTLPPLRILVVDDIEQNVELLNILLSQSGHTVTTASDGLAAIELFTQQSFDVILMDIHMPECDGITATKRIRDIEQQKQHKKTPIIALTASVLQQDKLTAKQAGMNGFANKPVDIQQVNHEIAKVLGLEINAISNQSTQLEKQHINYAKGIQMWGSKEKLNTEISAFLANHKSSVLRLKEATLDKKERQMILHTLKGVAGNLTLTNLVYLLSQVEKAIDHSQAQSQLAACETEWQTLLAMVEQTKDDNTDNQLDDEVAIDDFLPLIDTLQTQAEHAEIDDELLSQVYALAPPRYKETVADICKHFDNFDFDAANTELASLKQSITEHKELS, encoded by the coding sequence ATGCTAGCGAAATTTTTTATTACTGACCAAAATCCAAACTTAATTATTAGTGGTGTTTATGATCCCAGCTTGGTCATCCTCTCAATCGCAACGGCTATATTTGCCGCTTATTTTTCACTCCACCTAATTGATCTAGCAGACAGAACTCGCTTTGACTCTTATAAAAAGTTAAGTAATGCAACCAGCGCATTAATACTCTCCGGTGGTATCTGGAGTATGCATTTTATTGGTATGCTGGCTTTTTCGCTGTGTACTAAAATAAACTACTCTCCGGGGCTCACCTTCTTCTCATTTGTACCTGCCTTTTTAGCGTGTTACACAGGTATGTCTTTTTTACGTAACAAAGATGTCAGCCATATTCCTCATACCGTAAAGCTACTGATAAGTTCTGTACTGTTAGGTGCTGGCATTGGCACGATGCATTACACTGGTATGGCAGCAATGGAATTAAGCCCTTTGCTTCGTTACGATCCACTATGGTTTGCTGCCTCTATCGTTGTAGCTGTGCTACTCTCTTTTATTGGTTTGTATGCCCGTTTTCATTTAAGAGATCATTTGAAGCGTCTCAGTCAATTACAAAACCGTGTCATCTGCGCCACCATTTTAGGCTTGGCCGTTGCGGGAATGCATTATATGGGAATGGCAGCCACACGTTTTGTCGCAACCTCACCCTTTCTTTCTGAAAATGAAGATAACTCACACCTGATTTTCATTGCCGTCAGTGTTTCATTTGCAACCGTATTACTCACCGCTATCGTCGGAATTATTAACGGAATGATCCGCTATCGCATGCTGTTAGCTGAAAAATCAGCAGAGGAGTCTCGCTTAGATGCCATATTAAGTACCGCTATAGATGGTATTGTAACAATAGATATTAAAGGCATTATCTTGAGCTTTAATAAGTCAGCAGAGAGTATTTTTGGTTGGAAACAAGAAGAGGTACTAGGCAAAAATGTTAACATGCTCATGAATGACGATATTGCCAATCAACATGATGGCTTTTTATCTAACAGCGCAAATCATGAATTGAAAAAAGTCATCGGTGTGAATCGAGAAGTATGCGCAAAACATAAAGATGGCCACCAATTTCCAATTCGCTTGGGCCTTGGCGAAGCTAAGCAACCCGATGCAGAAACATTATTCGTAGGCTTCATAACCGACTTAACACAGCAGCGCGCGCTACAAAAGAGTTTAGAGGAAAAAGAACAGCAATATCGCACGTTAATGAATAACACGCCTGGCGCTGTTTTTCGCTGTTTATTAGACGATCATTGGAGTATGTTGTTTATAAGTCCAAGAGTTATGGACTTAACAGGTTATAGCCACCAAGAGTTTGTATCTCAAGCCATTACTTTTTCAGACATCATCAATAAAGACGACGAAGCTCATATTTCAGAAGTAATGGCCGAAGCTATTGCTAGAAATAATCAATACGCTGTTGAATATCGTATTCGTCACCGCAGTGGTAAAACAGTATGGGTTCTAGATCAAGGCTCTATCAACGAAACCGCCGGTGCTGATGAAAAATGGATTGATGGTGTACTTGTAGACATTACAGATCGCCATGAGTATGAAGAATCCCTTATGCAAGCGAAACATGAAGCAGAAGCCGCTGCACAGGCCAAGCAATCTTTCATGGCAAATATGAGCCATGAGATCCGTACACCGATGAACGCAATTATCGGTTTTAGCGATATATTAATGGACAGCCCACTTAATAAAGAGCAGCAAAAACATATTGTGACCGTAAATAGCTCAGCACGTTCGTTATTACATTTACTCAATGATGTACTCGATTCAGCCAAGCTAGAAAAAGGCAAACTTGACATACACTACGAACATTTCAATCTGCAAGCCCTACTCGACAATATTGTTTCAACCTTTTGGCTTGAGGCAAAAAGAAAAAACCTGCTACTTGATTTAAGAATTGCGGACAATATTGCACCAGTATACATAGGTGATGAGGCTCGTTTACGCCAAGTATTAAACAACCTTATAGGCAATGCTATCAAATTTACAGAATCAGGTTCTGTTACTATTAGTGTTAGTAAAACTCAAAATGAACACCTATTTTTTGAGGTTCAAGATACCGGTATCGGCATCGCAAAAAGCCGACTAAAAGCAATATTTCAGCCATTTGAACAAGCAGATGGCACTATGACCCGTCGTTTTGGTGGGACAGGCCTTGGCACAACAATCAGTAAGCAGCTCGTCGAGCTTATGGGCGGAACGATTAGTGCTGTCAGCACTGAAGGAAAAGGTAGTTGTTTCTTCTTTACGCTAGCACTGAGCGAAGGTGAAATTGATAAAGTAGATAAACTGAGTAACAACCAACTTACGCTACCGCCACTACGTATACTGGTTGTTGATGATATAGAACAAAATGTTGAGTTACTTAATATTTTGCTCTCTCAGTCAGGACATACCGTCACCACTGCCAGTGATGGCTTAGCAGCTATTGAGCTATTTACCCAACAGAGTTTTGATGTCATTTTAATGGATATTCATATGCCTGAATGTGACGGCATCACTGCCACTAAAAGAATTCGCGACATTGAACAACAAAAACAGCATAAAAAGACACCGATAATCGCCCTCACAGCCAGTGTTTTACAGCAAGATAAGCTAACGGCTAAACAGGCAGGCATGAACGGTTTTGCAAATAAACCTGTCGATATTCAACAAGTAAATCACGAAATAGCCAAGGTGCTTGGTCTTGAGATCAATGCAATTTCAAATCAAAGTACACAACTAGAAAAACAGCATATTAATTACGCGAAAGGCATTCAAATGTGGGGCAGCAAGGAAAAACTCAATACTGAAATAAGTGCATTCCTTGCTAATCATAAAAGCAGTGTTCTACGTTTAAAAGAAGCCACACTGGATAAAAAAGAGCGGCAAATGATTTTGCACACTTTAAAAGGTGTTGCAGGAAACTTAACATTAACGAATCTAGTATATTTACTGTCTCAAGTAGAAAAAGCAATAGATCATAGCCAAGCTCAATCACAACTAGCAGCGTGCGAAACAGAATGGCAGACCCTTTTGGCAATGGTTGAACAAACGAAGGACGATAACACCGATAATCAATTAGATGATGAAGTAGCTATCGATGATTTTTTACCTTTAATTGATACATTACAAACGCAAGCAGAGCATGCTGAAATAGATGATGAGCTACTCAGTCAAGTGTACGCTTTAGCACCGCCTAGGTATAAAGAAACCGTTGCTGACATTTGCAAACACTTCGATAATTTCGACTTTGATGCAGCCAACACTGAATTAGCAAGTTTAAAACAAAGTATCACTGAACATAAGGAGTTATCATGA
- a CDS encoding response regulator, whose protein sequence is MSHISERERILVVDDEPANLKVMREVLGNDYRLSFAKSGELALQLIENEPPKLILLDIMMPDMNGFEVCKVLKSNQHTAHIPVIFVTALAHEQDESEGFALGAVDYITKPISPAIVRARVKTHLSLIQAEQLQLAHIDLINRLGRAAEYKDTDTGEHIARMSRYSKVLALAYGMSEYQAEQLRQAAPMHDVGKIGIPDSVLLKPGRLDATEFEHMKQHAIIGAKILENSTSPLLQLAHKLALEHHEKWDGTGYPYGLKGEEISIEGRIVSIADVFDALTSVRPYKDAWPVEKAVELLKTESGKHFDPQLIDLFIGQIDSIIEIKNTYSR, encoded by the coding sequence ATGAGCCACATTTCTGAACGTGAAAGAATTCTCGTCGTGGACGATGAACCTGCAAATTTAAAAGTGATGCGTGAAGTTCTTGGCAATGATTACAGGTTGTCATTTGCAAAATCGGGTGAATTAGCCTTACAACTCATTGAAAATGAACCACCCAAACTTATTTTACTCGATATCATGATGCCTGATATGAATGGTTTTGAAGTATGTAAGGTTTTAAAGTCTAATCAACACACTGCGCATATTCCTGTTATTTTTGTGACTGCACTTGCACACGAGCAAGACGAATCTGAAGGATTTGCGTTAGGCGCAGTTGATTACATCACCAAGCCAATTAGCCCTGCTATTGTGCGTGCACGAGTTAAAACACACTTATCACTTATTCAAGCTGAACAACTTCAATTAGCGCATATTGATCTTATTAATCGTCTGGGTCGTGCTGCTGAATATAAAGATACCGACACGGGTGAGCACATTGCTCGTATGAGTCGTTATAGTAAAGTCCTCGCATTAGCATATGGCATGAGTGAATACCAAGCAGAGCAGTTAAGGCAAGCAGCTCCCATGCATGATGTTGGAAAAATTGGCATCCCTGATTCGGTACTGTTAAAGCCAGGTCGTTTAGATGCCACAGAGTTTGAGCATATGAAACAACATGCGATCATTGGTGCAAAAATACTTGAAAACTCAACCTCTCCCCTGTTACAACTCGCGCACAAGCTTGCTCTTGAGCACCACGAAAAATGGGATGGAACAGGTTATCCGTATGGTTTAAAAGGAGAAGAGATCAGTATTGAAGGCCGAATAGTGAGTATTGCTGATGTATTTGATGCACTCACCTCTGTGCGCCCTTATAAAGACGCTTGGCCAGTTGAAAAAGCGGTAGAGCTACTAAAAACGGAATCAGGCAAACACTTTGACCCACAACTCATCGATTTATTTATTGGTCAAATTGATTCTATCATCGAAATTAAAAATACTTATTCTCGCTAA
- a CDS encoding VOC family protein: protein MAVPLLNGVDHCHLNVDDLARAVTWYREVLGFSVVPELAFWDEGKGPLTLEDQAKTIRLALFEASGNSKGIAFSVNAAQFLAWLSHLSKFDIKTVIADHDVTYSMYFKDCAGNSHEITSHDYEGIKKGLE, encoded by the coding sequence ATGGCAGTTCCTTTGCTAAACGGGGTGGATCATTGCCACTTAAATGTTGATGATTTGGCGCGAGCGGTAACATGGTATCGAGAAGTGTTGGGTTTTTCTGTGGTACCAGAGCTTGCGTTTTGGGATGAGGGAAAAGGCCCATTAACGCTTGAAGATCAAGCAAAAACGATTCGTCTGGCGTTATTTGAAGCATCAGGAAACAGTAAAGGCATTGCTTTTAGTGTAAACGCAGCGCAATTTCTAGCATGGCTTTCGCATCTATCAAAGTTCGATATTAAAACGGTGATCGCTGATCATGACGTGACTTATTCTATGTACTTTAAAGACTGTGCTGGCAACAGCCATGAAATCACCTCTCATGATTACGAGGGGATTAAAAAAGGTCTTGAATAA
- a CDS encoding HD domain-containing protein produces MQPKIDFAELETQCRDFILSLLHADVAHDISHVERVVRVAKQLCIAEKACMEVVLPAAWLHDCVAVAKNHPDRSKASTMAADKALSFLSSINYPEQYFNAIHHAIAAHSFSANIAVQSVEAQIVQDADRMDALGAIGVSRCMKVGGSIGRYLYHKDDPFCLNREPDDGKYTLDHFFIKLLHISESMNTPSAKDEANRRTEYMQAFLAQLKSEIGE; encoded by the coding sequence ATGCAGCCAAAAATAGACTTTGCAGAACTGGAAACTCAATGTCGAGATTTTATTTTATCTTTACTTCATGCCGATGTGGCACACGATATTAGCCATGTTGAGCGAGTGGTGCGAGTTGCAAAACAGTTATGCATTGCTGAAAAGGCCTGTATGGAGGTCGTTCTACCGGCTGCATGGTTACATGATTGTGTAGCGGTGGCAAAAAATCACCCTGATCGCTCAAAAGCATCGACCATGGCGGCGGATAAAGCGTTAAGCTTTCTCAGCTCGATAAATTACCCAGAGCAATATTTCAATGCGATTCACCATGCTATAGCGGCACATAGTTTTAGCGCAAATATTGCTGTTCAAAGTGTTGAGGCACAAATAGTACAAGATGCAGATCGAATGGACGCACTCGGTGCTATTGGCGTTAGCCGCTGTATGAAAGTGGGCGGCTCTATTGGCCGCTATCTTTACCATAAAGATGATCCATTTTGTTTAAATCGCGAGCCAGACGATGGCAAATATACCCTAGATCACTTTTTTATAAAGCTATTACACATCAGTGAGAGCATGAATACCCCCTCCGCGAAAGATGAAGCGAATAGACGAACAGAGTATATGCAGGCCTTTTTAGCGCAGCTTAAATCAGAGATTGGAGAATGA
- a CDS encoding class I SAM-dependent methyltransferase gives MSSAIYLQAGREKSLKRKHPWVFSKAIKKVKGKPGLGDTVTIYDNDGKFLAIAAYSPQSQIRARVWSFDQHEVIDQAFFEKRLRRAYDARQQVISEGGLTGFRLCAAESDYLPGITIDKFDNVLVCQLLSAGAERHKGEIVAALMAIFPGSDIYERSDVDVRTKEGLDPIKGVLWGNVPTEPVLIEENGLKLEVDILEGHKTGFYLDQRDSRAALERFSKDKTVLNCFSYTGTFSLYALRGGCKHVTNVDVSQPALDTAKRNVEHNNLDLNKVDFVKQDVFKLLRQYRDEGKLFDTIVMDPPKFADNKAQLTGACRGYKDINMIAMQILKPGGTLLTFSCSGLMEQNLFQKVVADAALDAGKELLIMERLNQAADHPIAGSYPEGFYLKGLICKVY, from the coding sequence ATGTCATCTGCTATTTACCTACAAGCTGGACGAGAAAAATCATTAAAAAGAAAGCACCCTTGGGTGTTCTCTAAAGCCATCAAAAAAGTAAAAGGTAAACCAGGGCTAGGCGATACGGTTACTATTTATGATAATGACGGTAAGTTTCTCGCAATAGCGGCATATAGCCCACAATCACAAATACGCGCACGTGTATGGAGCTTTGACCAACACGAAGTTATAGACCAAGCCTTCTTCGAAAAACGTCTTCGCCGTGCTTATGATGCACGCCAGCAAGTGATCAGCGAAGGTGGCCTAACAGGCTTTCGTTTATGTGCTGCAGAGTCTGATTATCTACCTGGTATCACCATCGACAAATTTGATAACGTACTAGTATGCCAATTACTGAGTGCAGGTGCTGAGCGTCATAAAGGCGAGATTGTAGCGGCGTTAATGGCCATTTTTCCAGGTTCTGATATCTACGAGCGTTCTGATGTAGACGTGCGTACTAAAGAAGGGTTAGATCCAATAAAAGGCGTGCTTTGGGGTAACGTCCCTACTGAGCCTGTGCTTATTGAAGAGAATGGACTAAAGCTTGAAGTAGATATTTTAGAAGGTCATAAAACAGGCTTTTACCTAGATCAACGTGATAGCCGTGCAGCCCTTGAACGCTTTTCTAAAGATAAAACCGTTCTCAACTGCTTTAGCTACACGGGCACATTTTCGCTCTATGCCTTACGAGGCGGCTGTAAACATGTGACCAATGTTGATGTATCACAACCTGCACTTGATACAGCTAAGCGTAATGTAGAGCATAACAACCTTGATCTAAATAAAGTCGACTTTGTTAAGCAAGATGTATTTAAGTTACTACGCCAATACCGTGATGAAGGTAAACTATTTGATACCATTGTAATGGATCCACCTAAATTCGCCGATAATAAAGCACAGCTCACCGGTGCATGTCGTGGTTATAAAGATATCAATATGATTGCGATGCAAATTCTAAAACCAGGTGGAACATTACTCACTTTCTCGTGTTCTGGTTTAATGGAACAGAATTTATTTCAAAAAGTCGTGGCTGATGCAGCCCTCGATGCAGGAAAAGAGCTGCTCATCATGGAGCGATTAAACCAAGCAGCTGACCACCCTATTGCTGGCAGCTACCCAGAAGGTTTTTATCTAAAAGGCTTGATATGTAAAGTTTACTAG
- a CDS encoding PilZ domain-containing protein, with the protein MFHDEKRDFRRMQIHTPAKLIPLESGNEIEATCTDLSATGLAVNLDDVVEVGSMFRVLIASTSTSITSFDATAKVIRATKEPDGSLSAGLEIISFN; encoded by the coding sequence ATGTTTCATGATGAAAAACGCGATTTTAGACGTATGCAAATCCACACACCTGCAAAACTCATCCCTTTAGAAAGTGGGAATGAAATAGAGGCAACATGTACAGATTTAAGTGCCACAGGACTTGCAGTCAACCTTGATGACGTAGTGGAAGTAGGTAGCATGTTCCGCGTGCTTATTGCTTCAACGAGCACGTCAATTACATCATTTGATGCAACAGCCAAAGTTATTAGAGCAACGAAGGAGCCTGATGGCTCCTTAAGTGCAGGGCTTGAAATTATCAGTTTTAACTAG
- a CDS encoding response regulator — MLKASLGLEFSLSYANSGTTCLSSAIADPPDAILLDVCMPGLDGYDTCRLLKNTPETEQIPVVMVSGLESELEQKAGFEAGCDAYVVKPFSVKTLIEKIKTVV; from the coding sequence ATGCTCAAAGCATCACTGGGCCTCGAGTTTTCTTTAAGCTATGCAAACTCAGGCACGACCTGTTTATCGTCTGCTATTGCTGATCCGCCAGATGCAATTCTACTAGATGTTTGTATGCCAGGGCTGGATGGCTATGATACATGTCGGCTATTAAAAAACACACCAGAAACTGAGCAAATTCCAGTGGTTATGGTGTCGGGTTTAGAGTCAGAGCTTGAGCAAAAAGCAGGCTTTGAGGCTGGTTGCGACGCTTATGTGGTAAAACCTTTCTCTGTGAAAACACTCATTGAGAAAATAAAAACAGTGGTTTAG